A section of the Marmota flaviventris isolate mMarFla1 chromosome 19, mMarFla1.hap1, whole genome shotgun sequence genome encodes:
- the Rnps1 gene encoding RNA-binding protein with serine-rich domain 1, producing the protein MDLSGVKKKSLLGVKENNKKSSTRAPSPTKRKDRSDEKSKDRSKDKGTTKESSEKDRGRDKTRKRRSASSGSSSTRSRSSSTSSSGSSTSTGSSSGSSSSSASSRSGSSSTSRSSSSSSSSGSPSPSRRRHDNRRRSRSKSKPPKRDEKERKRRSPSPKPTKVHIGRLTRNVTKDHIMEIFSTYGKIKMIDMPVERMHPHLSKGYAYVEFENPDEAEKALKHMDGGQIDGQEITATAVLAPWPRPPPRRFSPPRRMLPPPPMWRRSPPRMRRRSRSPRRRSPMRRRSRSPGRRRHRSRSSSNSSR; encoded by the exons ATGGATTTATCAGGAGTGAAAAAGAAGAGCTTGCTAGgagtcaaagaaaataataaaaagtccaGCA CTAGGGCTCCTTCTCCTACCAAACGCAAGGACCGCTCTGATGAGAAGTCCAAGGATCGCTCTAAAGACAAAGGGACCACCAAGGAGTCAAGCGAGAAGGACCGTGGCAGGGATAAGACTCGGAAGAGGCGCAGTGCTTCCAGTGGAAGCAGTAGTACCAG GTCTCGGTCCAGTTCCACCTCCAGCTCAGGATCCAGTACCAGCACAGGCTCAAGTAGTGGCTCCAGCTCTTCCTCTGCATCCAGCCGCTCGGGAAGCTCCAGTACATCCCGCAGCTCCAGTTCCAGCAGTTCCTCTGGATCTCCCAGCCCTTCTCGGCGCAGACACGACAACAGGCGGCGCTCCCGCTCCAA ATCTAAGCCACCTAAAAGagatgaaaaggaaaggaaaaggcggagcccttcccctaaacctaccAAAGTGCATATTGGAAGACTCACCAGGAATGTGACCAAG GATCACATCATGGAGATATTTTCTAcctatggaaaaattaaaatgattgacATGCCTGTGGAAAGGATGCATCCTCATCTATCCAAAGGCTATGCATATGTGGAGTTTGAGAATCCAGATGAAGCTGAGAAGGCACTGAAGCACATGGATGGAG GACAAATTGATGGCCAGGAGATTACTGCTACTGCTGTGTTGGCCCCCTGGCCTAGGCCACCCCCCAGGCGATTCAGCCCTCCCAGGAGAATGCTGCCGCCACCTCCCATGTGGCGTAGGTCACCCCCACGGATGAGGAGGAG GTCACGCTCTCCAAGACGCAGGTCCCCCATGCGCAGGCGGTCCCGCTCTCCAGGCCGCCGCCGCCACAGAAGCCGCTCCAGTTCAAATTCCTCGCGATAA